The genome window AGTATTATGGATGGGGCATTCGCCGCATACCGCATGGCTGACTCTACAACGTCTCCAGCTTAAAAGCCGTTCAGATCACCATGAAAAGTGGCAAAATAATCAGGCTCGGCGCCGATGAGCCGGATTTATTGTGTCAGGCCATCGAACAATCGCTTTAACTTCCATATACATTGACATCCTGCCTGGTCATGCCTATAATATGTCAAAATTGATATCATTTGGAGAAGCCTGTCTTGCTCATTGACTCCTTTCAGAGAAAACTCACTTACCTCCGCCTTTCTGTAACCGACCGCTGCAATCTGCGCTGCCAGTACTGCATGCCGCACGGGATGATCTCCAAGCTTGATCATGATGACATTCTCACCTATGAGGAGTGCCTGATTGTGGTCAGGGCGGCTGCTTCCCAGGGTGTGACCAAGGTGCGCCTTACCGGCGGCGAACCTCTGGTGCGAAGGGATCTGATTCACTTCATTTCAGAGCTGTCCCGGCTGCCGGTTCCTCTTAAGCTTTGCCTGACCACCAATGGCGTTTTCCTGGCCGACCTGGCGGCGGACCTTCATGCGGCCGGTATACGCTCCGTCAACGTCAGCCTGGATTCTCTTGATGCAGGAAATTTTTACCGTATTACCGGTCGGGATGAGTTCCTTCGGGTCTGGCGCGGCCTGGAGACGGCCCTGGCTCAGGGGTTTGAGCAGGTCAAAGTCAACGTCGTGGTTATTCGCGGTCATAATGAGCACGAATTGATTGACTTTGCACGGTTGAGCC of Deltaproteobacteria bacterium contains these proteins:
- the moaA gene encoding GTP 3',8-cyclase MoaA, which gives rise to MLIDSFQRKLTYLRLSVTDRCNLRCQYCMPHGMISKLDHDDILTYEECLIVVRAAASQGVTKVRLTGGEPLVRRDLIHFISELSRLPVPLKLCLTTNGVFLADLAADLHAAGIRSVNVSLDSLDAGNFYRITGRDEFLRVWRGLETALAQGFEQVKVNVVVIRGHNEHELIDFARLSLNRPLEVRFIEYMPMGELGCWSRDKVVSTDEMKERLAPLGPLTPVPSEEGDGPAVKFRLPNGIGALGFISPVTEHFCSSCNRLRVTADGKLRLCLLSNHELDLKTPLRSGATAAELAALLQRAALDKPRQHRLEEAPDYASNRTMNLIGG